The following coding sequences are from one Biomphalaria glabrata chromosome 8, xgBioGlab47.1, whole genome shotgun sequence window:
- the LOC106067309 gene encoding LIM and calponin homology domains-containing protein 1-like isoform X2 → MAEDDQETDYVIKLREEEEMEFYMDLAIHETERWIQAVTKKSVQYPDDTRKSLENGVLLCDLLNCLQPGVIKRINKLPTPIAGLDNINVFLKTCKSNFGLTDAQLFNPSDLEDLSQRAIAETGQLKEEYDKRLINVAITIFWLGKYASKNYHGPQLDLSAFAAFVHLRQNTDTVEREYQAPVLSSSHWDWSHGSQGRPAANSSSVDLSFHHTRDSSYDSFEKESFESLDEPDSKMPMTRYSSASALNKTRDSLNFHTFDSSYSNDRNSSLYRSSPDLANSSYHRRYSSTDSMDGSHNSGHSRQGSDALESNYATRRLSSQSNRKSSSSADPLQFVKLKGANDLAYTAEVQMRVAAESKLGASISRAKDDDADWQSDLSSWKNRRKSQSERTYHLQQELEQKEEINPTSAPKTYSQMQEDRERRRSSGRSFYPIEDENDDDDAFTPETKLVSSSSSSFTQAIPKDGVAAWAKDSDDENQNVKHNITKTNGVNSDDQNDKNNNFSDSIKAEENSNVSSKSSRSRLTDKLRAFDEDDNDTFYTKISDQDHRVPKFKGDSDNKIVGKNSINLTQSKAEDKGFSSEISSKWTKDTNGDVTTKKDNDASNKKSESYGKAKEMFSRSDSVSDRDNNSYQKITTVHNVGSRTQNKIGSIMKNFTDSENKVLEPKQGYNEKIDLSARKSAFQKDTSEYKPTPAPVPARRNFGSFPSKEESDGSSYESEGDEDEEDGRRHEDSLDSNKEPSPSSYPPIPTSNPPSVPQKPVAAVAPAIVSAPPVKADYNSKKNLLEKTIIISQKANNDKGFGFFLTGGIDNDAPITVSKVTLGSSADLCELKVKDTILSINHMDVSEKSTSEVGDIVGRAVSAGYIELRISRETNEDDFDDEEDFSSSEDEGQSNSNRQSAGEIYMNIDMNSNTSVMHQLAAEKAWLEQQIEDTERREAENRKPQKFSYEPVHTDQSNKVEVETRLTLSLDRSQDSLDDLSPSSFNTRPSPSSSQILEDDSDGSGPPAILRKWQRQRHKEEYTFDPVSDASETFKRISLNASLPRRNSNEDKKDFDRYRLPETNGTSSESWEKRIEDWTQQQDKKRQYVNSFDVTDQAKINEENKKLQEKYEEDLRKVEERKVEKRKEEDEAFISRAETAKMLEERRAERRARIQQTAAEAAGTSVQREQPESHTTSVTLSINKQQQPEYENMSFSHPKPFVPYSPPSSTLIIDPRNQQRQSENSIQFQMKIGSQPSADKETAQLLEAERERIRIEEMKKIEEERRRLEEEQKAKEREKLQAIREKEEEVRREKEKLELERQKFLKEQEEFKKLKEQQEQFLQKQQQEQLLLKQQQEQLFLKQQQEQLLLKQQQEQLQNQQEQLYSNRQEEPRLRKQQQDSYNSAPKLQPVAAKRQSASPSLRDKSSSSYNTSFTSSSPPKFTNSSQPTVSRNSYTLNTVNANHHPPPKQNAIPTSRLSRNLEGSSGDESDPSQAGHRFSREQMLAMNRRAKPMQALPSESNSQEATPKEEEVSSVTPITREAPSRVELHSLNSVPKAKFRDPSEIYVNVGTTNPALSPRHTEPNKRFTAPWMDNSDDKKRHTFSAFGEHWLIEEAERRRLAESSSKLPTTKTSVHSSNFSGPIKPANDNRWRGDTSMPQAIRQTLLQKTSGLRGSTPDLAFSSNTSYSSSRSSSLPPNESMTSQHNLSSSPKEYQQNYASQYNQQQPKSRYSQPDQGRAPVNGKQPCSHCNEEIGFGTAMVIEALGLFYHVQCFRCCVCHTSLGSGQHGADVRVRGSKLHCPNCYSNDEAGLKFSKV, encoded by the exons GTTGCTATTACCATCTTCTGGCTTGGAAAATATGCTTCTAAAAACTATCACGGGCCACAGCTGGACCTGAGTGCATTTGCTGCTTTTGTCCATCTAAGGCAGAACACAGATACGGTTGAGCGGGAATATCAGGCCCCAGTGCTGTCCTCCTCTCACTGGGATTGGTCCCATGGGAGTCAAGGCCGACCTGCCGCCAACTCCAGCAGTGTAGACTTGTCCTTCCATCACACTCGAGATAGTTCTTATGACTCATTTGAAAAAG AGTCTTTTGAAAGTTTGGATGAGCCTGACAGCAAGATGCCTATGACCAGATACAGCAGTGCATCTGCACTGAACAAAACTAGAGACAGTCTCAACTTTCATACATTTGATTCAAGCTACAGCAATGACCGCAACAGTTCTCTTTACCGCAGCAGTCCAGATCTGGCAAACAGCTCCTACCATAGGAGGTACTCCTCCACTGACAGCATGGATGGATCTCATAACTCTGGTCACTCCAGGCAAGGATCAGATGCTCTTGAGAGCAACTATGCCACAAGAAG GCTGAGCTCACAGTCCAACAGAAAGTCTTCATCTAGCGCAGACCCTCTTCAGTTCGTTAAACTGAAGGGTGCCAATGATTTGGCCTACACTGCTGAAGTGCAGATGCGAGTTGCAGCTGAAAGTAAACTTGGTGCCTCAATATCACGAGCCAAAGATGATGATGCAGATTGGCAATCT GATTTGAGCTCATGGAAAAACCGCAGGAAAAGCCAGTCTGAGCGTACATATCATTTACAGCAAGAGCTTGAACAAAAGGAAGAAATCAATCCAACCTCGGCACCTAAAACATACTCTCAAATGCAGGAGGACAG agaaagaagaaggAGTTCTGGACGCTCATTTTATCCCATAGAAGAtgaaaatgatgatgatgatgcctTCACACCTGAAACAAAACTAGTTAGCAGCTCATCATCCAGCTTTACTCAG GCAATACCCAAAGATGGAGTTGCAGCATGGGCCAAAGACTCCGATGATGAAAACCAAAATGTTAAACATAATATCACAAAAACTAATGGAGTTAATTCTGATGATCAAAATGACAAAAATAACAATTTCAGTGACTCAATTAAAGCCGAGGAAAATTCAAACGTATCTTCTAAATCATCAAGGTcaagactgacagacaaacttCGAGCTTTTGATGAGGATGATAATGACACCTTTTATACTAAAATAAGTGATCAGGATCACCGCGTTCCAAAGTTCAAAGGTGACTCGGATAATAAAATTGTGGGAAAAAATTCTATCAATTTAACGCAAAGTAAAGCTGAAGACAAAGGATTCAGTAGTGAAATTAGTTCTAAGTGGACTAAGGATACCAATGGTGATGTTACCACCAAGAAAGATAATGATGCtagcaataaaaaaagtgaATCCTATGGCAAGGCCAAGGAGATGTTTTCAAGAAGTGATTCTGTTTCTGACAGGGATAATAACTCTTATCAGAAAATCACAACTGttcataatgtaggctcaagaacacaaaataaaattgggAGTATCATGAAAAATTTCACTGATTCAGAAAACAAGGTTTTGGAGCCTAAACAAGGATACAATgagaaaatagatctaagtgCAAGGAAGAGTGCATTTCAGAAGGATACTTCAGAGTATAAACCTACGCCTGCTCCTGTTCCTGCTCGTCGCAACTTTGGATCATTTCCTTCCAAAGAGGAAAGTGATGGCAGCAGCTATGAAAGTGAAGGGGATGAGGATGAAGAAGATGGACGAAGGCATGAAGATTCCTTGGATAGCAACAAAGAACCTTCTCCGTCTTCATACCCACCTATTCCTACATCAAACCCACCCTCGGTCCCACAAAAGCCTGTAGCTGCTGTAGCTCCTGCAATTGTCTCTGCGCCTCCAGTGAAGGCGGATTATAACAGTAAGAAG aATCTTCTTGAAAAGACAATAATTATAAGCCAGAAAGCTAACAATGACAAAGGATTTGGCTTTTTCTTGACTGGTGGGATTGACAATGATGCCCCCATCACAGTCAGCAAAGTTACTTTAG gaAGCAGTGCAGATCTTTGTGAACTAAAGGTCAAGGACACTATTCTCAGCATCAACCACATGGATGTTTCAGAGAAGTCAACTTCTGAAGTTGGGGACATTGTAGGCCGAGCTGTCAGTGCAGGCTACATTGAGCTGAGAATTTCTAGAGAAACTAATGAAG atgactttgatgatgagGAAGACTTCTCTTCAAGTGAGGATGAAGGTCAATCTAATTCTAATCGCCAATCAGCTGGGGAAATCTACATgaacatagatatgaat AGCAATACTTCTGTAATGCATCAGCTGGCTGCTGAGAAAGCCTGGCTTGAACAACAAATAGAAGATACAGAGAGACGAGAAGCTGAGAATAGAAAACCGCAGAAG ttttcttatGAGCCAGTCCATACTGACCAGTCTAATAAGGTTGAAGTTGAAACTCGGTTAACCCTTTCACTGGACAGATCCCAAGACTCTTTAG ATGACTTGTCACCATCTTCATTCAATACACGTCCATCGCCAAGCTCATCTCAGATCCTAGAAGATGACAGTGATGGGTCTGGACCTCCAGCAATTTTGCGCAAATGGCAGCGCCAGCGCCACAAGGAAGAATACACATTTGACCCAGTTAGTGATGCAAGTGAGACGTTTAAGAGAATCAGCCTGAATGCATCACTTCCTCGACGAAACTCCAATGAGGACAAGAAAGACTTTG ACCGCTATCGACTCCCAGAGACTAATGGAACATCATCTGAGAGCTGGGAGAAACGGATTGAAGATTGGACCCAGCAACAAGACAAAAAGAGACAG TATGTTAACAGTTTTGATGTGACTGATCag gccaaaataaatgaagaaaataaaaaattgcaaGAAAAATATGAAGAAGATTTGAGAAAAGTTGAAGAAAGAAAGgtagagaaaagaaaagaa GAAGATGAGGCATTCATATCTCGCGCAGAAACTGCTAAAATGCTAGAGGAGAGGAGAGCAGAAAGACGAGCCAGGATACAGCAGACAGCAGCTGAGGCAGCAGGGACATCTGTTCAGAGAGAACAGCCAGAATCCCACACAACCTCTGTAACCCTCAGCATTAACAAACAGCAACAGCCAGAGTATGAAAACATGTCATTTTCACATCCTAAACCTTTTGTTCCGTACTCACCCCCCTCCTCCACACTTATCATTGATCCAAGAAATCAGCAGAGGCAGAGTGAAAACTCCATTCAGTTCCAAATGAAAATTGGATCTCAGCCATCTGCTG ACAAAGAAACAGCTCAACTGTTGGAGGCAGAGAGGGAGCGTATTCGCATTGAGGAAATGAAGAAAATAGaagaagagagaaggagacTAGAAGAAGAGCAAaaagctaaagaaagagaaaaattgcAGGCAAtaagagaaaaagaggaagaAGTCAGGAgagaaaag GAAAAATTAGAACTGGAAAGACAAAAGTTTTTGAAGGAGCAAgaagagtttaaaaaattaaaagagcaGCAGGAACAGTTCCTTCAAAAACAGCAACAAGAACAGCTTCTTTTGAAGCAGCAGCAAGAACAGCTTTTTCTAAAGCAACAGCAAGAACAACTTCTTTTAAAACAACAGCAAGAACAGCTTCAAAATCAACAAGAACAGCTTTATTCAAATCGGCAAGAAGAACCGCGTTTGAGAAAGCAGCAACAAGATAGCTACAACTCAGCACCAAAACTTCAACCAGTAGCTGCAAAACGCCAAAGTGCTTCACCCAGTCTTAGAGATAAGAGTTCCTCTTCTTACAACACTAGTTTCACAAGCAGCTCACCACCGAAATTCACTAACTCCAGTCAACCAACTGTTTCAAGAAACAGTTATACACTCAACACAGTCAATGCTAATCATCATCCTCCTCCAAAGCAGAATGCCATCCCCACCTCCAGGTTGTCCCGAAATCTTGAGGGCAGCAGTGGAGATGAGAGTGACCCTTCTCAGGCTGGCCACAGGTTTTCCAGGGAGCAGATGCTTGCAATGAATAGGAGAGCAAAACCAATGCAGGCTCTGCCTTCAGAATCCAATTCACAGGAAGCCACACCTAAAGAAGAAGAGGTTTCTAGCGTCACACCAATTACAAGAGAAGCTCCTTCTAGAGTGGAGCTCCATTCCTTGAACTCTGTGCCTAAAGCCAAGTTCCGTGACCCTAGTGAAATTTATGTTAATGTGGGCACTACAAACCCAGCTCTTTCACCCAGGCATACAGAACCAAATAAAAGGTTCACTGCTCCATGGATGGACAATAGCGATGACAAAAAGAGGCACACTTTTTCTGCTTTTGGGGAACATTGGCTAATAGAGGAAGCTGAACGTAGACGGCTGGCTGAATCAAGTAGTAAACTACCCACCACCAAGACTTCAGTGCACTCTTCAAATTTCTCAGGACCCATCAAACCTGCGAATGATAACCGTTGGCGAGGAGATACCTCCATGCCTCAGGCCATTCGACAAACTCTTCTGCAGAAAACCTCTGGGCTAAGAGGCAGCACTCCTGACTTGGCCTTTTCCTCCAACACCTCTTACTCTTCATCACGTTCATCCTCCCTCCCTCCTAATGAGAGCATGACATCACAGCACAATCTATCCAGCTCCCCCAAGGAGTACCAGCAGAACTACGCTTCACAATACAATCAGCAGCAACCTAAGTCGAGATACTCCCAGCCTGACCAAGGCAGGGCTCCAGTTAATGGCAAACAGCCCTGTTCTCACTGTAATGAAGAAATAG GTTTTGGAACTGCTATGGTCATTGAAGCCTTAGGGCTGTTTTATCATGTCCAGTGTTTTAGATGCTGTGTGTGCCACACCTCTTTAGGGTCAGGGCAGCATGGAGCAGATGTCAGAGTTCGAGGTTCAAAGTTGCATTGTCCCAACTGTTACAGCAATGATGAAG CTGGATTAAAGTTCAGTAAAGTCTAA
- the LOC106067309 gene encoding LIM and calponin homology domains-containing protein 1-like isoform X1, whose amino-acid sequence MAEDDQETDYVIKLREEEEMEFYMDLAIHETERWIQAVTKKSVQYPDDTRKSLENGVLLCDLLNCLQPGVIKRINKLPTPIAGLDNINVFLKTCKSNFGLTDAQLFNPSDLEDLSQRAIAETGQLKEEYDKRLINVAITIFWLGKYASKNYHGPQLDLSAFAAFVHLRQNTDTVEREYQAPVLSSSHWDWSHGSQGRPAANSSSVDLSFHHTRDSSYDSFEKESFESLDEPDSKMPMTRYSSASALNKTRDSLNFHTFDSSYSNDRNSSLYRSSPDLANSSYHRRYSSTDSMDGSHNSGHSRQGSDALESNYATRRLSSQSNRKSSSSADPLQFVKLKGANDLAYTAEVQMRVAAESKLGASISRAKDDDADWQSDLSSWKNRRKSQSERTYHLQQELEQKEEINPTSAPKTYSQMQEDRERRRSSGRSFYPIEDENDDDDAFTPETKLVSSSSSSFTQAIPKDGVAAWAKDSDDENQNVKHNITKTNGVNSDDQNDKNNNFSDSIKAEENSNVSSKSSRSRLTDKLRAFDEDDNDTFYTKISDQDHRVPKFKGDSDNKIVGKNSINLTQSKAEDKGFSSEISSKWTKDTNGDVTTKKDNDASNKKSESYGKAKEMFSRSDSVSDRDNNSYQKITTVHNVGSRTQNKIGSIMKNFTDSENKVLEPKQGYNEKIDLSARKSAFQKDTSEYKPTPAPVPARRNFGSFPSKEESDGSSYESEGDEDEEDGRRHEDSLDSNKEPSPSSYPPIPTSNPPSVPQKPVAAVAPAIVSAPPVKADYNSKKNLLEKTIIISQKANNDKGFGFFLTGGIDNDAPITVSKVTLGSSADLCELKVKDTILSINHMDVSEKSTSEVGDIVGRAVSAGYIELRISRETNEDDFDDEEDFSSSEDEGQSNSNRQSAGEIYMNIDMNSNTSVMHQLAAEKAWLEQQIEDTERREAENRKPQKFSYEPVHTDQSNKVEVETRLTLSLDRSQDSLDDLSPSSFNTRPSPSSSQILEDDSDGSGPPAILRKWQRQRHKEEYTFDPVSDASETFKRISLNASLPRRNSNEDKKDFDRYRLPETNGTSSESWEKRIEDWTQQQDKKRQYVNSFDVTDQAKINEENKKLQEKYEEDLRKVEERKVEKRKEEDEAFISRAETAKMLEERRAERRARIQQTAAEAAGTSVQREQPESHTTSVTLSINKQQQPEYENMSFSHPKPFVPYSPPSSTLIIDPRNQQRQSENSIQFQMKIGSQPSADKETAQLLEAERERIRIEEMKKIEEERRRLEEEQKAKEREKLQAIREKEEEVRREKEKLELERQKFLKEQEEFKKLKEQQEQFLQKQQQEQLLLKQQQEQLFLKQQQEQLLLKQQQEQLQNQQEQLYSNRQEEPRLRKQQQDSYNSAPKLQPVAAKRQSASPSLRDKSSSSYNTSFTSSSPPKFTNSSQPTVSRNSYTLNTVNANHHPPPKQNAIPTSRLSRNLEGSSGDESDPSQAGHRFSREQMLAMNRRAKPMQALPSESNSQEATPKEEEVSSVTPITREAPSRVELHSLNSVPKAKFRDPSEIYVNVGTTNPALSPRHTEPNKRFTAPWMDNSDDKKRHTFSAFGEHWLIEEAERRRLAESSSKLPTTKTSVHSSNFSGPIKPANDNRWRGDTSMPQAIRQTLLQKTSGLRGSTPDLAFSSNTSYSSSRSSSLPPNESMTSQHNLSSSPKEYQQNYASQYNQQQPKSRYSQPDQGRAPVNGKQPCSHCNEEIGFGTAMVIEALGLFYHVQCFRCCVCHTSLGSGQHGADVRVRGSKLHCPNCYSNDEGVRKSSQAYHGRLIWIKVQ is encoded by the exons GTTGCTATTACCATCTTCTGGCTTGGAAAATATGCTTCTAAAAACTATCACGGGCCACAGCTGGACCTGAGTGCATTTGCTGCTTTTGTCCATCTAAGGCAGAACACAGATACGGTTGAGCGGGAATATCAGGCCCCAGTGCTGTCCTCCTCTCACTGGGATTGGTCCCATGGGAGTCAAGGCCGACCTGCCGCCAACTCCAGCAGTGTAGACTTGTCCTTCCATCACACTCGAGATAGTTCTTATGACTCATTTGAAAAAG AGTCTTTTGAAAGTTTGGATGAGCCTGACAGCAAGATGCCTATGACCAGATACAGCAGTGCATCTGCACTGAACAAAACTAGAGACAGTCTCAACTTTCATACATTTGATTCAAGCTACAGCAATGACCGCAACAGTTCTCTTTACCGCAGCAGTCCAGATCTGGCAAACAGCTCCTACCATAGGAGGTACTCCTCCACTGACAGCATGGATGGATCTCATAACTCTGGTCACTCCAGGCAAGGATCAGATGCTCTTGAGAGCAACTATGCCACAAGAAG GCTGAGCTCACAGTCCAACAGAAAGTCTTCATCTAGCGCAGACCCTCTTCAGTTCGTTAAACTGAAGGGTGCCAATGATTTGGCCTACACTGCTGAAGTGCAGATGCGAGTTGCAGCTGAAAGTAAACTTGGTGCCTCAATATCACGAGCCAAAGATGATGATGCAGATTGGCAATCT GATTTGAGCTCATGGAAAAACCGCAGGAAAAGCCAGTCTGAGCGTACATATCATTTACAGCAAGAGCTTGAACAAAAGGAAGAAATCAATCCAACCTCGGCACCTAAAACATACTCTCAAATGCAGGAGGACAG agaaagaagaaggAGTTCTGGACGCTCATTTTATCCCATAGAAGAtgaaaatgatgatgatgatgcctTCACACCTGAAACAAAACTAGTTAGCAGCTCATCATCCAGCTTTACTCAG GCAATACCCAAAGATGGAGTTGCAGCATGGGCCAAAGACTCCGATGATGAAAACCAAAATGTTAAACATAATATCACAAAAACTAATGGAGTTAATTCTGATGATCAAAATGACAAAAATAACAATTTCAGTGACTCAATTAAAGCCGAGGAAAATTCAAACGTATCTTCTAAATCATCAAGGTcaagactgacagacaaacttCGAGCTTTTGATGAGGATGATAATGACACCTTTTATACTAAAATAAGTGATCAGGATCACCGCGTTCCAAAGTTCAAAGGTGACTCGGATAATAAAATTGTGGGAAAAAATTCTATCAATTTAACGCAAAGTAAAGCTGAAGACAAAGGATTCAGTAGTGAAATTAGTTCTAAGTGGACTAAGGATACCAATGGTGATGTTACCACCAAGAAAGATAATGATGCtagcaataaaaaaagtgaATCCTATGGCAAGGCCAAGGAGATGTTTTCAAGAAGTGATTCTGTTTCTGACAGGGATAATAACTCTTATCAGAAAATCACAACTGttcataatgtaggctcaagaacacaaaataaaattgggAGTATCATGAAAAATTTCACTGATTCAGAAAACAAGGTTTTGGAGCCTAAACAAGGATACAATgagaaaatagatctaagtgCAAGGAAGAGTGCATTTCAGAAGGATACTTCAGAGTATAAACCTACGCCTGCTCCTGTTCCTGCTCGTCGCAACTTTGGATCATTTCCTTCCAAAGAGGAAAGTGATGGCAGCAGCTATGAAAGTGAAGGGGATGAGGATGAAGAAGATGGACGAAGGCATGAAGATTCCTTGGATAGCAACAAAGAACCTTCTCCGTCTTCATACCCACCTATTCCTACATCAAACCCACCCTCGGTCCCACAAAAGCCTGTAGCTGCTGTAGCTCCTGCAATTGTCTCTGCGCCTCCAGTGAAGGCGGATTATAACAGTAAGAAG aATCTTCTTGAAAAGACAATAATTATAAGCCAGAAAGCTAACAATGACAAAGGATTTGGCTTTTTCTTGACTGGTGGGATTGACAATGATGCCCCCATCACAGTCAGCAAAGTTACTTTAG gaAGCAGTGCAGATCTTTGTGAACTAAAGGTCAAGGACACTATTCTCAGCATCAACCACATGGATGTTTCAGAGAAGTCAACTTCTGAAGTTGGGGACATTGTAGGCCGAGCTGTCAGTGCAGGCTACATTGAGCTGAGAATTTCTAGAGAAACTAATGAAG atgactttgatgatgagGAAGACTTCTCTTCAAGTGAGGATGAAGGTCAATCTAATTCTAATCGCCAATCAGCTGGGGAAATCTACATgaacatagatatgaat AGCAATACTTCTGTAATGCATCAGCTGGCTGCTGAGAAAGCCTGGCTTGAACAACAAATAGAAGATACAGAGAGACGAGAAGCTGAGAATAGAAAACCGCAGAAG ttttcttatGAGCCAGTCCATACTGACCAGTCTAATAAGGTTGAAGTTGAAACTCGGTTAACCCTTTCACTGGACAGATCCCAAGACTCTTTAG ATGACTTGTCACCATCTTCATTCAATACACGTCCATCGCCAAGCTCATCTCAGATCCTAGAAGATGACAGTGATGGGTCTGGACCTCCAGCAATTTTGCGCAAATGGCAGCGCCAGCGCCACAAGGAAGAATACACATTTGACCCAGTTAGTGATGCAAGTGAGACGTTTAAGAGAATCAGCCTGAATGCATCACTTCCTCGACGAAACTCCAATGAGGACAAGAAAGACTTTG ACCGCTATCGACTCCCAGAGACTAATGGAACATCATCTGAGAGCTGGGAGAAACGGATTGAAGATTGGACCCAGCAACAAGACAAAAAGAGACAG TATGTTAACAGTTTTGATGTGACTGATCag gccaaaataaatgaagaaaataaaaaattgcaaGAAAAATATGAAGAAGATTTGAGAAAAGTTGAAGAAAGAAAGgtagagaaaagaaaagaa GAAGATGAGGCATTCATATCTCGCGCAGAAACTGCTAAAATGCTAGAGGAGAGGAGAGCAGAAAGACGAGCCAGGATACAGCAGACAGCAGCTGAGGCAGCAGGGACATCTGTTCAGAGAGAACAGCCAGAATCCCACACAACCTCTGTAACCCTCAGCATTAACAAACAGCAACAGCCAGAGTATGAAAACATGTCATTTTCACATCCTAAACCTTTTGTTCCGTACTCACCCCCCTCCTCCACACTTATCATTGATCCAAGAAATCAGCAGAGGCAGAGTGAAAACTCCATTCAGTTCCAAATGAAAATTGGATCTCAGCCATCTGCTG ACAAAGAAACAGCTCAACTGTTGGAGGCAGAGAGGGAGCGTATTCGCATTGAGGAAATGAAGAAAATAGaagaagagagaaggagacTAGAAGAAGAGCAAaaagctaaagaaagagaaaaattgcAGGCAAtaagagaaaaagaggaagaAGTCAGGAgagaaaag GAAAAATTAGAACTGGAAAGACAAAAGTTTTTGAAGGAGCAAgaagagtttaaaaaattaaaagagcaGCAGGAACAGTTCCTTCAAAAACAGCAACAAGAACAGCTTCTTTTGAAGCAGCAGCAAGAACAGCTTTTTCTAAAGCAACAGCAAGAACAACTTCTTTTAAAACAACAGCAAGAACAGCTTCAAAATCAACAAGAACAGCTTTATTCAAATCGGCAAGAAGAACCGCGTTTGAGAAAGCAGCAACAAGATAGCTACAACTCAGCACCAAAACTTCAACCAGTAGCTGCAAAACGCCAAAGTGCTTCACCCAGTCTTAGAGATAAGAGTTCCTCTTCTTACAACACTAGTTTCACAAGCAGCTCACCACCGAAATTCACTAACTCCAGTCAACCAACTGTTTCAAGAAACAGTTATACACTCAACACAGTCAATGCTAATCATCATCCTCCTCCAAAGCAGAATGCCATCCCCACCTCCAGGTTGTCCCGAAATCTTGAGGGCAGCAGTGGAGATGAGAGTGACCCTTCTCAGGCTGGCCACAGGTTTTCCAGGGAGCAGATGCTTGCAATGAATAGGAGAGCAAAACCAATGCAGGCTCTGCCTTCAGAATCCAATTCACAGGAAGCCACACCTAAAGAAGAAGAGGTTTCTAGCGTCACACCAATTACAAGAGAAGCTCCTTCTAGAGTGGAGCTCCATTCCTTGAACTCTGTGCCTAAAGCCAAGTTCCGTGACCCTAGTGAAATTTATGTTAATGTGGGCACTACAAACCCAGCTCTTTCACCCAGGCATACAGAACCAAATAAAAGGTTCACTGCTCCATGGATGGACAATAGCGATGACAAAAAGAGGCACACTTTTTCTGCTTTTGGGGAACATTGGCTAATAGAGGAAGCTGAACGTAGACGGCTGGCTGAATCAAGTAGTAAACTACCCACCACCAAGACTTCAGTGCACTCTTCAAATTTCTCAGGACCCATCAAACCTGCGAATGATAACCGTTGGCGAGGAGATACCTCCATGCCTCAGGCCATTCGACAAACTCTTCTGCAGAAAACCTCTGGGCTAAGAGGCAGCACTCCTGACTTGGCCTTTTCCTCCAACACCTCTTACTCTTCATCACGTTCATCCTCCCTCCCTCCTAATGAGAGCATGACATCACAGCACAATCTATCCAGCTCCCCCAAGGAGTACCAGCAGAACTACGCTTCACAATACAATCAGCAGCAACCTAAGTCGAGATACTCCCAGCCTGACCAAGGCAGGGCTCCAGTTAATGGCAAACAGCCCTGTTCTCACTGTAATGAAGAAATAG GTTTTGGAACTGCTATGGTCATTGAAGCCTTAGGGCTGTTTTATCATGTCCAGTGTTTTAGATGCTGTGTGTGCCACACCTCTTTAGGGTCAGGGCAGCATGGAGCAGATGTCAGAGTTCGAGGTTCAAAGTTGCATTGTCCCAACTGTTACAGCAATGATGAAG GTGTCAGAAAAAGTTCCCAAGCATACCATGGCCGTTTAAT CTGGATTAAAGTTCAGTAA